From Erigeron canadensis isolate Cc75 chromosome 8, C_canadensis_v1, whole genome shotgun sequence, one genomic window encodes:
- the LOC122609686 gene encoding oleosin G yields MADRNTTSGQLIHRPPPHRPAMHNTANTPFLQRLRHRSLHSTQLMGIMALLISGSILLLLTGVTITVTALTFVFFSPLIILTSPIWVPFGALMFVVIAGVLSVFGTGLATAATVYWLYKYFKGLHPVGSDRVDYARSRLADTASHVKDYAREYGGYFQSKVKDVAPGA; encoded by the coding sequence ATGGCTGACCGGAACACAACATCCGGCCAACTAATCCACCGGCCACCACCACATAGACCCGCCATGCATAACACTGCAAACACCCCATTTTTGCAAAGACTCCGTCACCGCTCACTCCACTCAACACAACTTATGGGCATCATGGCTCTTCTTATTTCGGGCTCTATTTTGTTATTACTCACTGGGGTCACAATCACCGTTACAGCCCTCACTTTTGTATTTTTCTCTCCGTTAATTATCTTAACTAGTCCCATATGGGTTCCTTTTGGAGCTCTTATGTTTGTTGTTATTGCTGGGGTTTTATCGGTCTTTGGGACCGGTTTAGCCACGGCTGCAACTGTGTATTGGTTGTACAAGTATTTTAAAGGTTTGCACCCGGTTGGTTCAGACCGGGTGGATTATGCCAGAAGCAGGCTCGCAGACACCGCGAGCCATGTTAAAGATTATGCTAGGGAGTATGGTGGCTATTTTCAAAGTAAGGTTAAAGATGTGGCTCCTGGTGCTTGA
- the LOC122610623 gene encoding uncharacterized protein LOC122610623, producing MKTITLHRSSGQDSTGGKTKQIANGLLQSITTLWFLCARQAVIASRKFKDNSKISPDSPMIRRPKKLIASISNKAIKLRQRRNRTRENGNFRDDHNMVGDEGLWKREILMGDKCQPLDFSGVIYYDRDGKRTDEFPMRSPRASPLPNYVPKFNWVPPHER from the coding sequence ATGAAAACCATAACCTTACATCGTTCTTCCGGCCAAGACTCCACCGGTGGCAAGACTAAACAAATCGCTAACGGCTTGTTGCAATCGATCACAACCTTATGGTTTCTATGTGCTAGACAAGCGGTTATAGCATCAAGAAAGTTTAAGGATAACTCAAAAATCTCCCCTGACTCACCTATGATTCGAAGACCCAAGAAGCTTATTGCTTCAATAAGTAACAAGGCGATCAAATTGCGCCAACGGAGAAATAGGACACGAGAAAATGGGAATTTCAGAGATGATCATAACATGGTTGGAGATGAAGGGTTATGGAAAAGGGAGATTTTGATGGGAGATAAGTGTCAACCATTGGATTTCTCTGGTGTTATTTATTATGACCGAGATGGAAAACGGACTGATGAGTTTCCCATGCGGTCTCCACGAGCTAGTCCACTTCCTAATTATGTCCCAAAGTTTAATTGGGTCCCGCCCCATGAGCGATAA